One Ignavibacterium sp. DNA segment encodes these proteins:
- a CDS encoding DUF4350 domain-containing protein, translating to MKTYKFVIPVIIVAVLFLVFKLFTPEPTNWEQSYSKNDKTPYGSYILYEQLNHLFPGKNIESTNLPFYNISIQRKIEDKNIIIICNNFNPDELDAKVLFELLNNGNDVFIASASFGTILSDSLKIQTYFSYFNNSDSVGINFVNPALKRENNYSFKKGNYDHYFYMFDTAKAIVLGINEQDAPNYIKMKIGSGTLFLHTIPNVFTNYNLLNKERDYIFTSLSYLKVRDVIWDEYYKEVNKYQSTPIRYILSQPSLKWGYFTFLFAMVLFVIFKGKREQRIIPVIKPLTNTTLEFIQTVGNVYLKQSNHKNIAKKRIVYFLDHIRNKYAMRTTELNNDVIKQLSEKSNYDVSELNKIRNIITIVDSSSSVKKETLIELNTLLENFYLKTGAYGK from the coding sequence ATGAAAACTTATAAATTTGTTATACCTGTTATTATTGTTGCGGTATTATTTCTGGTATTTAAACTTTTTACTCCAGAGCCTACCAATTGGGAGCAAAGTTATTCAAAAAATGATAAAACTCCTTATGGCTCTTATATACTTTATGAACAATTAAATCATCTGTTTCCCGGCAAAAACATCGAATCAACAAACCTGCCGTTTTATAATATTTCGATTCAAAGAAAGATTGAAGACAAGAACATCATTATTATCTGTAACAATTTCAATCCTGATGAACTTGATGCGAAAGTATTATTTGAACTGTTAAATAATGGTAATGATGTTTTTATTGCCTCAGCCTCTTTTGGTACTATACTTTCTGATTCCCTTAAAATACAAACTTACTTTTCTTACTTTAACAATTCTGATTCAGTTGGAATTAATTTTGTAAATCCGGCATTGAAAAGAGAAAACAATTACAGTTTTAAGAAAGGGAACTATGACCATTATTTCTATATGTTTGATACTGCTAAAGCAATAGTATTAGGAATAAATGAACAGGATGCACCTAATTATATAAAGATGAAAATAGGCAGCGGAACATTATTCTTACACACAATCCCTAATGTTTTTACAAATTATAACCTCTTGAACAAAGAAAGAGACTATATTTTTACAAGTTTATCATATCTAAAAGTCAGAGATGTTATCTGGGATGAATATTATAAGGAAGTAAATAAATATCAAAGCACCCCGATACGGTATATCTTAAGTCAGCCTTCGTTAAAATGGGGATACTTTACATTTCTTTTTGCAATGGTTCTGTTTGTGATATTTAAAGGAAAGAGGGAGCAGAGAATAATTCCTGTAATTAAACCATTAACAAATACTACGTTAGAGTTTATTCAAACAGTTGGAAATGTATATTTGAAACAGTCAAATCATAAAAATATTGCAAAGAAGAGAATCGTTTATTTTTTAGATCATATAAGAAACAAATATGCGATGCGTACAACAGAATTAAATAATGATGTAATTAAACAACTATCCGAAAAAAGCAATTATGATGTAAGTGAATTAAATAAAATCAGGAATATTATAACTATTGTTGACAGCTCTTCTTCAGTAAAAAAAGAAACCTTGATTGAACTAAATACTCTATTAGAAAATTTTTATTTAAAAACAGGTGCTTATGGAAAATAA
- the lat gene encoding L-lysine 6-transaminase yields MNSLISDKITSNIYKPEIDAKDVLSVLSKHILADGFEIVLDLEKSNGITLVDQVTGDEYYDFFTFFASSAIGLNHPFLNSDKIKCTLGKVAVNKPSNSDIYTTYMADFVETFAKVAKPDYMKYLFFISGGALAVENGLKVAFDWKVRKNFLKGYKEEKGHQVIHFKEAFHGRSGYTMSLTNTDPTKVKLFPKFNWPRIDNPKIKFPLENNLDEIIKSEETAIQQINQAIKNNPDDIAVIIIEPVQGEGGDNFFRPEFFKQLRQIADENEILLMFDEVQTGFGLTGKFWAYEYYVKPDIIAFGKKAQVCGIMVSDRIDDINDHVFKVSSRINSTWGANLTDMVRAKFILDVIQKDNLVENARIVGEHLKSELMKIKNEFPQLLSNVRGLGLMCSFDFPSSEQRDKFRNICYKEKLIILGCGEKSVRFRPPLTITKDEIDKGLNIVRKVLKLVSSK; encoded by the coding sequence ATGAATTCTTTAATTTCTGATAAAATAACTTCAAATATTTATAAACCTGAAATAGATGCTAAAGATGTTCTTTCTGTATTAAGCAAACATATATTGGCTGATGGTTTTGAAATCGTATTAGACTTGGAGAAAAGTAACGGAATAACCTTAGTTGATCAGGTTACTGGAGATGAGTATTATGATTTTTTTACATTCTTTGCATCTTCTGCAATTGGATTAAATCATCCATTCCTTAATTCTGATAAAATAAAATGCACACTTGGTAAAGTTGCAGTTAACAAACCATCAAACTCTGATATTTATACTACATATATGGCTGACTTTGTTGAAACATTCGCTAAAGTTGCAAAACCAGATTATATGAAGTATTTATTTTTCATTTCAGGCGGTGCGCTTGCAGTTGAGAACGGTTTGAAGGTAGCCTTTGACTGGAAGGTCAGAAAAAACTTTCTCAAAGGTTATAAAGAAGAAAAAGGTCATCAGGTCATTCACTTTAAAGAGGCATTCCATGGACGTAGCGGTTATACAATGTCTTTAACAAACACTGACCCGACTAAGGTAAAATTGTTTCCAAAATTTAACTGGCCAAGAATTGATAATCCTAAAATTAAGTTTCCTTTAGAAAATAATTTAGACGAAATTATCAAAAGTGAAGAAACCGCTATTCAACAAATTAATCAGGCGATAAAAAATAATCCCGATGATATTGCAGTAATAATTATCGAACCAGTACAAGGCGAAGGCGGAGATAATTTTTTCAGACCGGAATTCTTTAAACAACTACGACAGATTGCAGATGAAAATGAAATTCTATTAATGTTTGATGAAGTGCAGACAGGTTTTGGATTAACAGGAAAATTCTGGGCATACGAGTATTATGTTAAACCGGATATAATCGCTTTCGGTAAAAAAGCACAGGTTTGCGGTATAATGGTTTCAGATAGAATTGATGACATTAATGATCACGTTTTTAAAGTCTCAAGCAGAATTAACTCAACCTGGGGTGCAAATCTTACTGATATGGTTAGAGCCAAGTTCATTCTTGATGTAATTCAAAAAGATAATCTTGTCGAAAATGCAAGGATAGTTGGTGAGCATTTAAAAAGTGAACTGATGAAAATTAAAAATGAATTTCCTCAACTACTTTCAAATGTCAGAGGTTTAGGCTTGATGTGTTCATTTGATTTTCCATCAAGTGAACAAAGGGATAAGTTTAGAAATATATGCTACAAAGAGAAATTAATAATACTGGGCTGTGGTGAGAAATCTGTTCGTTTCAGACCTCCACTAACAATTACTAAAGATGAAATAGATAAGGGCTTGAATATTGTTAGAAAAGTTCTGAAATTAGTCTCGTCAAAATAA
- a CDS encoding DUF58 domain-containing protein, with amino-acid sequence MKFLKEFYLTSRFLLITAIIVLLFFFGYFFDPLFFTAKILLISFITVIFVETLILFTNKKNIFAERVLSERLSNGDDNEIKIVVTNNYTFDVNIRIIDELPFIFQIRDFEIFSKIKQGNTKIFSFIIHPVKRGEYQFGYLNIYVSTILNIVSRRLRIDQSKSVKVYPSYIQMRKYQIMAISDRLIEVGVKKVRKIGHSMEFEQIKDYVRGDDYRTINWKATARKRQLMVNHYVDERAQQIYSIIDMGRTMKMPFNKMSLLDYAINTSLVISNIALLKQDKAGIVTFNSKVNSMLPAERNSVQMKKILDLLYKQETDYLESDYERLAGVIRTKIKQRSLLLFFTNFETANSLKRQLPYFNSLAKSHLLIVIFFFNVGLDELLYGKAKSLDEIYHKTIAEKFAYEKRVIRKELALLGIQSILTTPQKLSINTINKYLELKARAMI; translated from the coding sequence ATGAAATTCTTAAAAGAATTTTATCTCACCTCCCGCTTTTTATTGATTACAGCAATTATAGTGCTGTTGTTTTTCTTTGGTTATTTTTTCGATCCGTTATTTTTTACCGCAAAAATATTATTGATATCATTTATTACGGTAATATTTGTTGAAACATTAATTCTTTTTACAAATAAAAAAAATATTTTTGCCGAAAGAGTTTTATCAGAACGGCTTTCTAACGGTGATGATAATGAAATTAAAATTGTTGTAACTAACAATTATACATTTGATGTTAATATCCGGATTATTGATGAACTGCCATTCATTTTTCAGATAAGAGATTTTGAAATATTTTCAAAAATTAAACAAGGAAATACAAAGATATTTTCTTTCATAATTCATCCGGTTAAAAGAGGTGAATATCAGTTTGGTTATTTAAATATATATGTCTCAACAATCTTGAATATAGTAAGCAGAAGATTAAGGATTGATCAAAGTAAAAGTGTCAAAGTATATCCTTCGTATATTCAGATGAGAAAATATCAGATCATGGCTATATCAGACAGGCTGATTGAAGTTGGTGTAAAGAAAGTAAGGAAAATCGGTCACTCGATGGAATTTGAACAGATTAAAGATTATGTAAGAGGAGATGACTATCGTACAATTAATTGGAAAGCAACTGCAAGAAAAAGACAACTGATGGTTAATCATTACGTTGATGAAAGAGCACAGCAGATTTATTCAATTATTGATATGGGCAGAACAATGAAGATGCCTTTTAATAAAATGTCGTTGTTGGATTATGCAATAAACACTTCACTTGTTATCTCAAATATTGCTTTGTTGAAGCAGGATAAAGCAGGAATAGTAACATTTAACAGTAAAGTAAACTCTATGTTGCCGGCTGAAAGAAATTCCGTTCAAATGAAAAAAATACTTGATTTGTTATATAAACAAGAAACAGATTATCTGGAATCAGATTATGAAAGACTTGCCGGAGTTATAAGAACGAAAATAAAACAAAGAAGTTTATTGCTCTTCTTTACTAACTTTGAAACTGCTAACTCGTTAAAGCGACAATTACCTTATTTTAATAGCCTCGCAAAGTCTCATCTGCTGATTGTTATATTCTTTTTTAATGTAGGATTGGATGAGCTTCTTTATGGTAAAGCAAAATCCCTCGATGAAATCTATCATAAAACAATTGCAGAAAAATTCGCTTATGAAAAAAGAGTTATTCGAAAAGAATTAGCTTTGCTTGGAATACAATCTATTTTAACTACTCCTCAAAAATTATCAATTAATACGATAAATAAATATTTGGAATTAAAAGCCAGAGCTATGATTTAA
- a CDS encoding MoxR family ATPase: protein MENNLSNRTDLTELQNSIEKVKTEIKKIIVGQDKVIELLLAAVFADGHVLIEGVPGIAKTLIAKILTKTISADFSRIQFTPDLMPSDILGTSIFNMKSSEFEFKKGPIFANIILIDEINRSPAKTQAALFEVMEEKQITIDGKTYKMNEPFIVFATQNPIEHEGTYKLPEAQLDRFLFKIEMNYPELSEEIKILLEFNNRKSVNDLDQINKIFTQSDLNNFRSIIRSIHIEEKIASYIASIVNQTRKSGDLYLGASPRASIAIMMGAKSLAAIKGRDFVIPDDVKEITYPALRHRVMLTAEKEMEGKNPDDILQQILNRVEVPR from the coding sequence ATGGAAAATAATTTGTCAAACAGAACAGACTTAACTGAATTACAAAATTCAATTGAAAAAGTTAAAACAGAAATAAAGAAAATTATAGTAGGGCAGGATAAAGTAATTGAGCTGCTGCTTGCCGCTGTTTTTGCAGATGGACATGTTTTAATTGAAGGCGTTCCTGGTATTGCAAAAACACTGATTGCAAAAATCTTGACAAAGACAATATCAGCAGATTTTTCGCGCATACAATTTACCCCGGACTTAATGCCTTCGGATATCCTTGGTACTTCAATTTTTAATATGAAGTCATCAGAGTTTGAATTCAAGAAAGGTCCCATATTTGCAAACATCATTTTGATAGATGAGATCAACAGATCACCCGCTAAAACTCAAGCTGCTTTATTTGAGGTGATGGAAGAAAAGCAAATTACAATTGACGGCAAAACTTATAAAATGAATGAGCCATTTATTGTGTTTGCCACTCAAAATCCTATAGAACACGAAGGAACATATAAACTTCCTGAAGCACAGCTCGATAGATTTTTATTTAAGATTGAAATGAATTATCCGGAACTTTCAGAAGAGATTAAAATATTACTCGAATTCAACAACAGGAAATCTGTAAACGATTTAGACCAAATAAATAAGATATTTACACAATCTGATTTAAATAACTTCAGGTCAATCATAAGATCAATCCATATTGAAGAAAAGATAGCATCTTATATTGCCAGCATTGTTAATCAGACAAGAAAATCAGGTGATTTATATCTTGGTGCTTCACCAAGAGCTTCAATCGCAATTATGATGGGTGCAAAATCATTGGCAGCAATAAAAGGCAGGGATTTTGTTATTCCTGATGATGTTAAAGAAATTACCTATCCTGCTCTAAGACACAGAGTTATGCTTACCGCAGAAAAAGAAATGGAAGGGAAAAATCCTGATGATATTTTACAACAAATATTGAATCGTGTTGAGGTGCCGAGGTAA
- the rsmI gene encoding 16S rRNA (cytidine(1402)-2'-O)-methyltransferase: MKLYIVSTPIGNLKDITLRAIETLKEVDFILCEDTRVSVNLLNHYGINKDLVSLNAVNESHKIQSIITRLKSNQSVALISDAGTPLISDPGIRLVSACIENEIEVIPIPGASAVLSALSMSGLPTDSFVFEGFLPQKKGRQTKLKQLAAEERTIVLYESMYRIEKLLNELNEFLPERYIVVCREITKKFEETWRGFAKDVLLNFSDKVVKGEFVVVIAPQNWKIKNLT; the protein is encoded by the coding sequence ATGAAATTATACATTGTAAGCACTCCGATCGGCAATCTTAAGGATATTACTTTGAGAGCTATAGAAACTCTTAAAGAAGTGGATTTTATCTTATGTGAGGATACAAGAGTTTCTGTAAATCTTCTTAATCACTACGGAATCAACAAAGATCTTGTTTCTTTAAATGCTGTAAACGAAAGTCATAAAATTCAATCAATAATCACCAGACTAAAATCAAATCAATCTGTAGCTTTAATTTCAGATGCGGGCACTCCGTTGATTTCGGATCCTGGGATCAGATTAGTTTCAGCTTGTATTGAAAATGAAATTGAGGTCATCCCTATTCCAGGCGCTTCTGCAGTTTTATCAGCCTTAAGCATGAGCGGATTACCCACAGATTCTTTTGTGTTTGAAGGATTTCTCCCACAAAAAAAAGGGCGTCAGACAAAACTTAAACAATTAGCAGCAGAAGAACGGACAATTGTTCTGTATGAATCAATGTATAGAATTGAAAAGCTTCTGAATGAACTTAATGAATTTCTGCCTGAAAGATATATTGTCGTTTGCAGAGAGATCACAAAAAAGTTTGAAGAAACCTGGCGCGGATTTGCAAAAGATGTTTTACTGAATTTTTCAGATAAAGTTGTTAAGGGAGAATTTGTAGTTGTAATTGCACCCCAAAACTGGAAAATCAAAAATCTTACTTAG
- a CDS encoding DUF4129 domain-containing protein, protein MKKLNLFNNKIFLVCLFVLVSNVVLSVQYEEYFPNAASASEIRRSFNLDTSNIEVRQLDSQIIKSYLKDKDFRYFENPEDTKTLWEKFQDWIQKQIDKLFSLDPEGIRQSIIQYLLIAFAILALIYGFYRNEIKGLFFGNQSIKQIIIKEEIEDIHSIDFNKMIDEAVQNKNYRYAVRLNYLRILKLLSDKQIINWKPEKTNHEYLREIKSKTLFSSFSIITNDFENIWYGGFIVDQNNYSLLIARYKDVNSLLEKYQ, encoded by the coding sequence TTGAAAAAATTGAATCTATTCAATAATAAAATATTTTTAGTCTGCCTTTTTGTATTGGTAAGTAATGTTGTTCTTTCGGTTCAATATGAAGAATACTTTCCCAATGCTGCATCAGCTTCTGAAATCAGAAGAAGTTTTAATTTGGATACATCTAATATTGAAGTTAGACAACTTGATTCTCAAATAATAAAATCATATTTGAAGGACAAAGATTTCAGATACTTTGAAAATCCCGAAGACACTAAAACATTATGGGAAAAGTTTCAGGATTGGATTCAGAAACAAATTGATAAACTCTTTTCTCTTGATCCTGAAGGAATAAGACAGAGTATCATTCAATATTTATTAATTGCGTTTGCTATTCTGGCTTTAATCTATGGATTTTACAGAAATGAAATAAAGGGTTTGTTCTTTGGAAATCAAAGTATTAAACAAATAATTATTAAAGAAGAGATTGAAGACATTCATTCAATTGATTTCAATAAAATGATTGATGAAGCAGTTCAAAATAAAAACTACAGATATGCAGTTAGACTTAATTATCTAAGAATACTGAAATTGTTATCCGATAAACAAATAATTAATTGGAAACCCGAAAAAACAAATCACGAATATTTAAGGGAAATAAAATCAAAAACTTTGTTTTCTTCTTTTTCTATAATTACAAATGATTTTGAAAATATTTGGTACGGCGGATTTATAGTTGATCAGAATAATTATTCTTTATTGATTGCAAGATATAAAGATGTTAATTCATTATTGGAGAAATATCAATAA
- a CDS encoding RDD family protein — protein MEKIGIETTQNVDINYRIASLGDRVIAQILDTLIIWGYFFALIILWIYLFDSYSNSPYFYPVALFIILFLPAFLYDFIFEVFFNGQSLGKKIMKIKVVKIDGTQPGIGSYFLRWILKPIDVFFTYGAVAIITILINGKGQRLGDLAANTTVIKIKAYVKLEDILVPELKENYNTEYPQVSVLSDNDIQIIKDVLSHKVDTNQIVYQNLIDKTKERIALKMGVEPDTNGIRFLNTVIRDYTHLNSK, from the coding sequence ATGGAAAAGATTGGAATTGAAACTACCCAGAATGTTGATATTAATTATAGAATTGCCAGCTTAGGTGATCGGGTAATAGCTCAAATTCTTGATACGTTAATAATCTGGGGATACTTCTTTGCACTAATTATTTTATGGATATATCTATTTGATTCATATTCTAACAGTCCTTACTTCTATCCGGTAGCTCTGTTTATAATACTTTTTCTGCCTGCGTTTTTATATGATTTTATTTTCGAAGTATTTTTTAATGGTCAATCACTTGGAAAAAAAATAATGAAGATAAAGGTTGTAAAAATTGATGGAACACAACCGGGTATTGGCAGTTATTTCTTAAGATGGATTCTTAAACCAATAGATGTTTTTTTTACTTATGGCGCTGTAGCAATTATAACTATTCTGATTAATGGAAAAGGTCAGCGCCTTGGTGATCTAGCTGCTAATACAACTGTTATCAAAATAAAAGCATACGTTAAACTTGAAGATATTTTAGTCCCGGAGTTGAAGGAAAATTATAATACAGAATATCCTCAGGTAAGTGTTTTATCAGATAATGATATTCAAATAATTAAAGATGTACTTAGTCACAAAGTTGATACAAACCAGATTGTATATCAAAACCTGATTGACAAAACTAAAGAACGAATTGCACTGAAGATGGGCGTTGAACCTGATACAAACGGAATAAGATTTCTAAATACTGTTATTAGGGATTACACTCATTTAAATTCTAAGTAA